A region of the Candidatus Delongbacteria bacterium genome:
AAGAAAAAATAAGGAGTAGAAAATGAAAATCACAAAAGATATGTCAATTACAGAAATACTGAGAACATACCCGAAAACAGTTGCTGTATTCCAAAAATTTAATCTTGGTTGTATTGGCTGTATGGCTGCAAGTTTTGAAACTGTAGAAGATGGTTTAAGAGCTCATCAGCTTGATGTTGATGCCGTTATTAAAGAACTTAATGAAGCAGCTGAGCAGTAAAATGGACAAAATCTGCCTTAAAATAGTATTTTTTTTTGTTGACAAATATAGGAA
Encoded here:
- a CDS encoding DUF1858 domain-containing protein — encoded protein: MKITKDMSITEILRTYPKTVAVFQKFNLGCIGCMAASFETVEDGLRAHQLDVDAVIKELNEAAEQ